The genomic segment GAAACACCTTCTCAACACTCTTTTCGTAACCACACCTGGCGCTTACCTGTCCAAAGAAGGCGAGACTGTTGTAGTGCGCGTCGAGCATGAAACAAAATTACAGGTGCCCACGGTCGCCCTTGAAGGGATCGTATGCCTTGGCGGTGTGGGCTTTTCTCCGCCGCTCATGGAACTCTGTGCCGATAACGGCGTGACGATTTCTTTTCTTACAGAACAGGGTCGGTTTCTTGCAAGGGTGAACGGGCCGGTTTCCGGAAATATTCTATTGCGGAAAGAACAATATAGGCGCGCGGATAATTCGGAAAAAACAACGGCATTAGCCCAAGCCTTTGTTATTGGGAAACTCGCCAATTGCCGGGCAGTATTACTGCGAGCAGTTCGTGACGGCGCTGACGCTGAGGCGTGCAACGCATTGACTCAATGCGCCAATTATCTGAAGAATATCATCGGAGAATTGCGTCGTGAAACCGATCTTGAGTCTGTTCGGGGTAAAGAAGGCCAGGCTGGGCATGCCTATTTTTCGGCTTTCGATCAGCTTATTGTCGCTCAAAAGGACGGCTTCATTTTCAAGGAGCGCAGCCGTAGGCCACCACTTGACAATGTTAATGCTTTACTGTCATTTGTTTACACTTTGCTTGCACATGACTGCGTTGGGGCGTGTGAAGCAGTAGGGTTTGATCCGCAGGCGGGTTATCTACATGCCGACAAGCCCGGCAGGCCAAGCCTTGCACTTGATATAATGGAAGAATTCAGACCGTTTTTCGCGGATCGACTCGTGCTTACACTCATTAATCGCCAACAGGTAAAAGCTGATGGGTTCAAGAAAACCGAATCAGGTGCAGTAACTATGTCGCCTGAAACAAAAAAAGAAGTCCTTAAAGCATATCAAGAACGGAAACGGGAAGAATTGGTACATCCCTTTCTTGACGAGAAAGTTTCTCTTGGTCTATTACCGTATATTCAGGCACGTCTTTTAGCACGTCATTTACGAGGAGACCTTGACGGGTATCCTCCTTTTGTATGGAAGTAAAAAAGGCGGTGAAAAATGATGGTTTTAGTAACCTATGATGTCAATACGGAAACTTCGGAAGGACGAAAACGTCTTCGTGACGTTGCGAAAAAATGTGAAGACTTTGGGCAAAGGGTACAAAATTCCGTATTTGAATGTTTAATCGATTCC from the Chitinivibrionales bacterium genome contains:
- the cas1c gene encoding type I-C CRISPR-associated endonuclease Cas1c, with the protein product MKHLLNTLFVTTPGAYLSKEGETVVVRVEHETKLQVPTVALEGIVCLGGVGFSPPLMELCADNGVTISFLTEQGRFLARVNGPVSGNILLRKEQYRRADNSEKTTALAQAFVIGKLANCRAVLLRAVRDGADAEACNALTQCANYLKNIIGELRRETDLESVRGKEGQAGHAYFSAFDQLIVAQKDGFIFKERSRRPPLDNVNALLSFVYTLLAHDCVGACEAVGFDPQAGYLHADKPGRPSLALDIMEEFRPFFADRLVLTLINRQQVKADGFKKTESGAVTMSPETKKEVLKAYQERKREELVHPFLDEKVSLGLLPYIQARLLARHLRGDLDGYPPFVWK